A window of Phyllobacterium sp. T1293 contains these coding sequences:
- a CDS encoding GGDEF domain-containing protein codes for MNIYNLWMTRFGALSPLRQVAIMVGMATISSVILAVSAFFVIGLQTPYRVAAVTTGIVVLVSLPLGAFLVGLNYKLKQLAEQLDLDSRRDDLTGLLNRAEFYLQTQQLFARSRPIDSAGALLYIDADYFKAINDRFGHATGDGVIHELGRVIKSSIGERDLAARIGGEEFTVFLADADLGRANWIAHKILIATRAIGRELGLERTIITVSIGISLHTPGQSLEETLAIADKYLYSAKHQGRNRVVYG; via the coding sequence ATGAACATCTACAACCTATGGATGACCCGATTTGGTGCGCTTTCGCCATTAAGGCAAGTCGCGATCATGGTTGGCATGGCCACCATATCATCGGTTATTCTGGCTGTGAGCGCCTTCTTCGTCATTGGCCTGCAAACGCCCTATCGGGTTGCCGCCGTTACAACAGGCATCGTCGTTCTTGTCAGCCTGCCGCTTGGCGCATTTCTGGTCGGGCTGAATTACAAATTGAAGCAGCTTGCAGAGCAGCTTGATCTCGACTCGCGCCGGGATGATTTGACGGGCCTGCTCAACCGCGCCGAGTTTTACCTGCAGACACAGCAACTGTTCGCAAGATCCAGACCCATCGACAGTGCGGGTGCCCTGCTCTACATCGACGCCGATTACTTCAAGGCCATCAATGATCGCTTTGGCCATGCCACTGGCGATGGCGTCATTCATGAACTTGGCCGGGTCATTAAGTCCAGCATCGGCGAGCGGGATTTGGCCGCGCGGATCGGCGGCGAGGAATTCACGGTCTTCCTCGCCGATGCGGATCTTGGCCGCGCCAACTGGATAGCCCACAAAATCCTGATCGCCACCCGCGCTATTGGCAGGGAACTCGGGCTTGAGCGAACAATAATCACCGTCAGTATCGGTATTTCCCTGCACACACCGGGGCAGTCACTGGAAGAGACATTGGCGATTGCCGACAAATATCTTTATTCCGCCAAGCATCAAGGTCGAAACCGGGTCGTTTATGGCTAA